CTTTATTGTAATTAACATTTGTGAGTGGTGTGAGATTTTACGAGTGTATTCAAGAGAGTTGAGAGGAGTGTCAATTCTTCTAttacaattttcttcatctagacCTAATTGAATATTTTTAATGCAATAATGCTTAATGCTTTTATTCAGTACAAATTTTGATTACGATAACTAAAGTAACATTGTTATCTTAATTTTGAAAATCTGAAAAAGTTTTATTACATAATGGATTGGAAGTAATTGCGTGTAAAGAAAAGTGGGTTTGGACCGTCCGTAAGACATAATATAATCTTTTGTTATCGATCAGACGTTGACACAACCCAACATGTTTGAAATCGCATATTCACTAGGCTAATAACATGTTTGAAAATTGGTACTCCATCATGATTCATGAGCTTACACCATattcaacttttttttttaaattcacatcaataTTACATCAGTGTCGTATTAACGCTAAAATTATAAACCTAGACTAAACACCACATATCATGACTAAAAGGTTGAACTTCTTAGACCACTCTTATGCTCGCCCTGACTGCTCTGATTCGAGACGAGGAGGGTGTTGGGACACATGTCCCTTTAACTCACACGAAATTAACAGAGAAATAAGAACAATATTTTGTGGTAAGCAAAAATTACATAAAGAAGCAAAATGCCGAAAGGAACTACATTGTATCACTTCTTCAATTAATGTAAACATGAGGCTAAATATATAGCCAAGAAAAATACAAACGTGGAGCATACCCACTCCAATAAAATAGCACTCATATACCTATTTAATCTCCATTTACTCTCCATGTGTAACATAGAATTCGGTCAAACCCAACTATCGATTCCAACTTCATTACATTTAATTAGAACTGACAAATaacataaaaactaattaaataactcTTAATCCAAACTTagcataaaacataaattaattacTAAACCCAAACTTATGATATAAACTGATTAACCCAACAATCACGCCCTTAATCAGTTTATCTTCATCGCTAGTTCTCCACTTCACCACACTTGTAACATTTACCGCGGCTCTCCCCGAACTCACCACCATCTCGGCTCTTCCCGGACACCCGACCTCATCCCCGGTCACGCCCATAGCCATCTCTGCTTGAATCTCTATAGCCACTATGTCTACAACGGTGTATCTTCTCCTTTTGAATCAATCTTTTGATGGTGACCAAAACTTGATTCATCGTGTTCACCATCCTTCAAATTTTCTGCACTACCAATGTTTGATAATCGAGTAAAACACTGCTGAAAGTATCACCTGCAACCACTTTTTGCTACCTTTCTCCTGCTGTTTATAGACTTCGATCAAAACCTTTTCTGGTTGCTTACGTCCCTCTGTTCTTGGATCAAAAATCTGGGTTAACAAGCCAACTGATAGGCCTAAATCATGACTTGTTTTTGCTACCCTTTTGATCTCCTAGAACATGAACCTACACTCCCACTTCAATCGAAcctaagctcttgataccaattgttggatatTAAACCATAATTGCTTTTGAAGGAACGTGAATAGAGTGATAAAATATGAGAGTATTTGAGGCAATTTTCTGATATTATTTCAACTTCTGGAAAGGATACATACGATGGGAAAGAAAGCTTTAAAACTGATAACTATTACTTCTAAACAAACTCCAAATTTATAGATAAATAAAAATAACCAACTACATGGTCCATGATACCCATGACCATACGTACTATTCTCCACAATTCCTAAGTAGTCGCCACTTATGAATTTCAGTAGACAAAGTCTTCCAGCACACTCCATGCACGTGCAGAATTAAAATCCAATACTCCCCCTTAATCTGTTGTTTGTGACTCAACTCTTTAACTCCCATCAGTGCTCTCATCTCCATGAACTTAACTCGAGGAAGTGCCTTGTTTAATTTGTCCGCCTTTTGTTCTTCACCACTTACGTGTTCTACGCATATAGTACCCTCTTCAACACATTCACGAATGAAGTGGAACTTGGTGTCAATGTGCTTACACCTTCCATGAAATACAACGTTCTTCATTAGCAAAATTGCAGACCTGTTATCAACCAACAACTGTACACACTTGGCTTTCTTTCCTGTTAACTCTGCCAACAAGTTACGCAACCACAAAGCTTGACAAGCCGCTGAAGTGGCAGCCATAAACTCAGCTTCACAAGATCATAGTGTGACTGTCCTCTGCTTGCTTGAGTTCCATGTGATGATGTTTCCCGAAAAATAGAAAACCATCTCGGTCGTCCCCTTTCGATCATCCACATCCATACCATGATTCCTGTCACTATAGCCCAACAATTTTCCATCTCCACCTCCTTTGTAAAATACATCGAGGTTAACCGTACCCTTTACATATCTCAGTATTTGTTTCACTGCTTTGAGATGGCCGACTTTGGGTGACGCCATAAACCTGCTCATCACCCCAACCGCGTATCCAATATCGGTTCTAGTATGGACTAAGTACCTCAAGTTCCAAATTATGCTTCTAAACTCAGTTCCATTTACTCGAATTCCTTCATCCTCTATTGTGAGATGAAGCTTTGGCTCCATTGGGAACTTTGAAGAGTTGCATTTCAACATTCCAGCCATTTTAAGTATCTTCCTAGCATACCCTTTATGACAGATAGTGTTAAAATAagaattgtaattgtattttgcttGAGTATTGAATATTTTCACTTAATTGAGTTTTACATTTGGAAGATGAAAGCTGAACTTATACAGAGAATAGTCTAACGGCTATATGACAATATCATGGAAAAAATAAAGGTATGTTTCCCTTTTTGTAAAAGTTAATCTTGCTGTCTTTTTATTTCTAACACTCCCCtgcaagttgaatagtggggtttccgATGTTCAACTTGGAGAGTATTCCTTTGAAAAGTCTTCCGTTGACGGACTTGGTTAAGATATCTGCTAGTTGGTCTTCTGATCGGACGTGAGGTAAAGATATGATTTCGGCTTCTAATTTTTCTTTAATGAAGTGTCTGTCAATTTCTATATGTTTGGTTCGATCgtgttgaactggattttctgaaATTGCAATTGCCGCTTCGTTGTCACACATGATCTTGATCGAGGTATTAGGAGGAAAACCAATTTCCGTCAAAAGTTTCTTGATCCATAAAGCCTCGGTTACACCTCGTGAAATTCCCCGAAATTCAGCTTCAGCACTAGACAGGgcaacaaccttttgtttcttgcttCTCCAAGTAACCAAATTCCCTCCAACAAAGGCAAAGTATCCGGATGTTGATTTTCTATCTCCCTTTTCTCCTCCGTAACCCGCATCGGTGAATATTTGTGCTTCTAGATGATTGTTTTTCTCGAACAGGACTCCATCTTCTGCAGTGCCTTTTAGATATTTGATAATCCTCCATACTGCATCCATATGGTGTTgttgtggttgatgcatgaattgactaacAACTCCAACAGCATGTGATATATCTGGACGAGTGTGAGCTAGGTAGATAAGTTTTCCCACGATCCTTTGGTATTGAATTCGATCTGCTGCTTTGGCATCATCCTCTATATATAACCTGAGGTTTGGAATCATAGGAGTATCCGCGGGTTTGCAGTCGACCATTCCTGTTTCTGCAAGAAGATCAAGTATATATTTCTTTTGACATATAAAAATTCCCTTTTTTGAACGTAAAACTTCGATTCCCAGAAAGTATTTAAGacctccgagatctttcatttcaaattctttaaaaagGTTAGCTTTTAAGTTTGTAATTTCCTCTTGATCATTTCCTGTGATAATCATGTCGTCAACATAAATAATGAGACACGTGATAAGGTTTCctcttttttttaaaaataaagtatGGTCGGAATTACTTTGTTTAAAACCGTAATTTTTCATAGCAATAGTAAAACGCCCAAACCAAGCCCGAGGGGATTGTTTTAAACCATAAAGAGATTTTTTAAGATGACAAACTTCCCTTTCTTTGAATTCTGATGTGAAACCGGGAGGaccttccatatagacttcttctttgaGTTCTCCATGTAGGAAAGCATTTTtaacatcaaattggtgaagtggccagtCTTTGTTTGCGGCAACGGAGAAAAGAATTCTAATAGTATCAATTTTTGCAACCGGTGAGAAAGTTTCTGAGTAATCAACGCCATAGGTTTGAGTGTACCCTTTGGCAACAAGCCGTGCTTTATATCTTTCGACAGATCCATCGGCTTTGTGTTTGATTGTGAATACCCATCTACATCCTACTGGTTTCTTTGATTCTGGAAGAACACATTTTTTCCAAGTATTATTTACCTTGAGAGCCTCCATTTCATCTTCCATTGCTTTCCTCCAGTGTGTTGATTTTAGAGCTTGTTCAACCGTTGTTGGAATTTCTTCAGAGTATAATGCGGAAGTGAACTTTGTTGCTTCTTTTGATAGATTTCCTCTAGCAATATTTGCCATTGGATATCTTGATTTTGATACAGTTCTCTCAGGAGAGTATCTCCTGGGAGGAATTCCTCGGTTGATTCTTGGAGGAAGAACATATCGTTCCGGTTCTTGTTGTTGTGTTTCATTTTCAGGATATACTTGATCGCTATTTTCCTGTAAAATCTCCTCTAAATTTTCATGATTAGTAATATCAGGAGATTCGGTATTTACCTCTGTATGGTCGGGAAGATCATTAACCGTAGTACTGATTGGAGGAGGACTTTGTGGAGTGGTATGATGAGTCACTTCTTCAGATGATGGAATATCTAGCCAACTCACAGCGTCACCAAAGTCTGTCTCCCCCTGACTTGTGTGTTGGGTATAGAAGTATTCAGTTTCCAAAAAATCACAATTCATTGTAGTGTACATGTGTTTCCTTTTTGGACTATAGCATCTATACCCCTTTTGATTTACCCCGTATCCCACAAAAACACATTTTTCAGCACACGCATCTAATTTGGTTCGTTCGATTTTAGGAATGTGAACAAACACCgtgcacccaaatattcgaggtctTAGGGTGAGATTAGATGGCGGTTTATAAAATTTAGTCAAGGCCTCAAGAGGGTTCTTAAGTTCTAAAGCTCTAGTTGGGAGTCTATTTACAAGATAAGTTGCAGTGgcaagagcttcgggccaaaaagATCTTGGAACATTAGATTCAATCATTAAAACACGGGTTATTTCTAGTAAAATACGATTTTTTCTTTCAGCCaccccattttgttgaggtgtgtgTGGACACGTGGTTTGATGAATAATACCCCTTTCTTCACAAAAGAGTTGCATTTGACTGTTGACAAATTCACCACCATTATCGGATCTTAAAACTTGTATTTTACTTTGGAATTGTGTTTGAATCATGTTTGAAAAAATAGTAAATTTATCAAATACTTCGGATTTGTTAGTTAAAAAATATGTCCAAGTCATACGAGTACAATCatcaataaataaaagaaaatatcgAAAATTGTGTCCCCCATTAACCCTTGCGGGTCCCCATACATCGGAGTGAACTAAAGCAAAAGGAcgttcagtctttgtattactagtTTTAAACGAGTTTTGATGGCTtttggccaaaatacaagtttcacactcAATACTTTTATTTGAAGAAAATAAATTAGGAAATAAAATGCGTAAATATCCAGCAGACGGATGACCAAGACGTCTATGCCACAACCATGCTTGTCTGTCGGGAGTCCCGTGAGCTAGCATGATCCTACAATCTTGAGTGACCTCATCCACATAGTATAGACCATCCCGTTCAGTACCACGCCCAACTATCTCCCCCGTTCTGATGTCCTGTAAGATACAGAATGTAGGGTGTAATAAGACGGTACAATTAAGTTCTTTTGTCACGTGACTAACAGACAGTAATTTATGGGAGAGATCGGGAACATAAAGGcagttttttaattttaaatttggtgagATTTCAACTGTTCCCCCGCCCTTGACTTGTATAATACCGCCATTAGCGGTTTTAATTTTGGTTTTGTTTGGTTtcgtatttataataatatcatttttattaaaagtcatAGTATCGGTGGCACCACAATCGATAATCCACTCATTACTTTTTGTTTTATTTGAAACAATATTAATTGACGAAAcgttatttttaattttaaaatctttaGTTTTATTGAAAAAAGGTTTTATTTGTTTATTACCAACTATATTATTACAGGGACTATTTGTGTCAATAAAACAATTTGGGGAATTAAATTCGGTGGTGGGTGTTGAGTTGGTGACCGACACTCCTAACCCATCATACTCATCGACATATTTATCCCCACCCACTTTATTCAATTTGTCGGGTATGATTTTTGGGGATTTAATCCCTAATCCCAATCCCCTGTTACCTTCaccggatgatgatgatgatgatggtggctcGGCTGTGAATAAACCGAAACCACCTTGAGTGGTGGTGCAGGTTTCGTTATCCTCCTGTTTTCCCTTGGTTGTGGCCGTCGTTACCATCGAGGCTTTTCCCTTTCTGTGTTTATCAGCCCACCAATCGGGGTATCCAATAACCTTGAAGCATTGTTCTCTGGTATGTCGTTTCATACCACACTTTGTACATTCAAGGTTGTCTTTATCTCGGGATGATGACGTGGAGTCTGACCGGCGCTGTTGATTTCTTGATAGCAAACCATGGCCGTCGAAATCATTGGATTTTGATGCCGGTGCTACCAGACCAGTGGCTATGCCAGATTGGGTAAAGGCATCcgttttattattaaatataaattggTGTGCATTTTCTTTTCGAATTGCAGCATAAGCTCCTTCGACAGTGGGTAATGGATCGGTTCTTAATAACTCACGTTTGATATTGTCATGTTTATGATCTAAAGAATTTAAAAACTGGAAAAGTTTTTGTTCTGACCTGATGTTGTTATATTTGACAATATCATTCGGATGTTCCATGGGATTTGGATCCCTTGTGTCGATTTCACCCCAGATTCCTTGCAATTTCAACCACAGTTCTTCGGTTGATTTACCATCTTGCCTGATATTATTAGCTTTAACATGTAAATCAAAGGTTTGGAGTTTGTCTTTACCAGAACTGTAGGTTGTAATGAGGGCATTCCATAAGGTTTTTGCTGTAGGGAACTGGGTCAGATTGCTTGCAATTTGTGGCTCTATATTTTGAATGATCCATGAAAATACCACCAAGTCTTCCTGGTTCCACTTCTGGTTGTTGGTTGATGGTGGATCTTCGGTTAAATGATTGAGGAGGGCCTCGGATTTACCTCCGATGGCAACCTTGATCATCCGAGACCATAATGAATAATTTGAGTTGTTAAGGGTAACACTGATTTTTAAAGAATCAGGATGCCTTTGTGATTGATTTTCATTGTTGGTTTGGAGAATTCTAGCCAATTGGCTAGTTAATTCTGTAATGAGTTGAGTTTGGCTGTCATGTTCTGCCATGATAACCACTCAAACGAAAAAAATAGGCAAATGATTTAAATTGCTGTGATTGAATGATTTAGATCATCAACACAAGCTCTGATGCCATGTTAAAATAagaattgtaattgtattttgcttGAGTATTGAATATTTTCACTTAATTGAGTTTTACATTTGGAAGATGAAAGCTGAACTTATACAGAGAATAGCCTAACGGCTATATGACAATATCATGGAAAAAATAAAGGTATGTTTCCCTTTTTGTAAAAGTTAATCTTGCTGTCTTTTTATTTCTAACAGATAGCAATCCCAGCTTCACTTTGATCAAATTCCATTCCAAGATAGTATGAAAGTAACCCAAGGTCACTCATGTCGAACACTTGCTGCATTCTTTCTTTAAATACAATAATACTTTCTTCACTTGTTCCTGTTACAAGTAAGTCAGTGACATAAACACCAATGATTAGTAGCTTGTTCGAAACCTGTTTCTTGTCAACAACTTGCTCTTGAGGGCAACGGATAAACCCCAACTCTCTTAACACTTGATCAAGCTGGACATTCCAAATCCTTTGAGCTTGGCGTAAACCGTACATCTCTTTTTTAGGTTTGTAAACTTGCGCCTGCTTTCCTGGACTGTCATAAGTTAATACATCTGTCGTCATAGGTGACAACTCTTCATTGTCAGTACATTGATTTTGACCAACTTGGTGATCCTAAGCATCTTCTGGAACATCTTTGTTGGTTTCAGTCTGGCTTATACGCACACCAGTCCATTCCCTATCATGTTCACCTTGAGTGGGTCTGTTTGCCTCCCAATCCCACTTAACACTTTCTTCAATTACAACGTTACTAGCCACACAGATTTTTTTCTCCTTCGGATTAAATAAACTGTGCACTTTGCTACCTACTTCTGCTCCCAAATTATCCATCTTGGTACTTCGATCATTCAGCTTAGTAAGCTGATTTTGTGGGTTCTTTACGTGTGCAATGCAACCATAGACCTTCACATCCTCGAGTGTACGCTTCAACTTAGGGATTTCACGAACCAATTCCGTATGTGACGTGGTTTCAATAACACGACAATTTACGTGTCCCGGCCTTGTGTGCCATAACCACCCCTCATCATCTTTGCTCAACAAACAAACTGTTTCAGAAATATTAAGTGCAATTTTGTACAATCTGTTGATTGCACGTTCTACTCTCATAACCAGCCTTCCATGATCATCACTCATAGTCAGCTTGTTTTAAAGCATCTCTATTCTATATCCTGCTTCAGTCATTTGGCCTAAACTGATTATGTTACAGTTTAGTGCAGGGATATAATATACCTCATATATGGCTAGTATCTCCCCGGTTTTGCATTTCACTAAAAGTGTGCCTTTTCCGGCTATTTTCACCTTCGAGCAATCACCAAAACAGACTTCTCCTTTAATGCTTTCATCCAATTCAGCAAACATATTGCGGTTCCCGGTCATGTGATTGCTAGCACCATTATCAAGGTACCAAATGTTTCCTTTCGACTCCACAATTCTCTTTGGGAATACCTTTTCTTCGTTCAACAAAACAACCGTTTCTCTCTCGTCACAAACTGTTAAAAGGAGTGCTGGCTCATCCTCCTCTGTTTGTGTAAGGTTTGGGTCATCTACCTTTTCTTTTCCCATTTTGCATTCCAATGCATAATGACCATATCCATTACAATTGAAACACTTGATATACTTCTTATCTTTAACTCGGTTGTTCCCGTTTTCCCGAGATGATCCACGACCACCTCTGCCTCTACCACCATTATGGCCACCTCTTTCATGATTGAACGATCCTCGTCCTCTTTCATTAGTCAAAGAATTTTCTCCCCCAGAATTCTTCTGACCTGACTGCCCTTCGACTTTAGTTAGTAACAAATTGCTTTCGTTACTTGTGTTTCCACTACGAAGCTTCAATCTGTCTTCGTAGGCTTTGAGCCTGCCAATGGCTTCTTCGAAGGGCATTGTATCCACGTCTGAATATTGCTCGATTGAGGCGATTAACTGGAGGTATTTATCTGGAACCGAATCCATTAACTTTCGAACGAGAACGCTGTCCTCAACTGTAGCACCCAAGCTGTTATACTTGGACACCATTCCACTTAATTTCCCAGCGAATTCATCAATTGTTTCTCCTTCCTTCATATGTAGTGATTCAAAATCACTCTTCAACGTATGCAATCTTGCCTTTTGCACCCTATCAGCACCCAAATATCTCAGCTTTAAAGCTTCCCATATTTccttttttgttttctttttagctATTTGCAAAAGAATATCTTCAGGGACTACTTGAAATATGAATGATCGTGCTAACTTGTTCTTCTTTTCATCTACTGTCGCTCCTTCCACAGGTTCTATGGCATCCCATAACCCTTGTGCGTCCATTATAGCTTCCATCCTAATGGACCATGTTGTGTAGTTTGTGGATGTTAGCATCGGACATTGTAATGACACTCCGCCATTTTCTTTGACTGCTAACTGTGTTGTGATCGCcattgctctgataccatttgtaaggatcgcatagcccaaacacaatgtcctacaatataagcccaagagtccatccttttctaagaccaattggtgatagagggacttccccttagacttatatacatacatttgttttatcccattaccgatgttggactttggtttgcaccctaacaaacctcccctcaaacccaagtcCATCTGGGCCTCCCCTCCAACGATAGTCCGGATCCAGGCGGCGTCTTCCAGGATCAACTCATCGTGTCAGGGTCCCCTCGAACGATAGCTGGGTCCACTCATCGCTGCTTACAACCGAGGGTGCGCCACGTCGCTGCGTGCGCTCAGGGGTGCGCCCACTGGGctgtccaccacatcggggctatagcctagctctgataccaattgttgggacACATGTCCCTTTAACTCACACGAAATTAACAGAGAAATAAGAACAATATTTTGTGGTAAGCAAAAATTAAATAAAGAAGCAAAATGCCGAAAGGAACTACATTGTATCACTTCTTCAATTATTGTAAACATGAGGCTAAATATATAGCCAAGAAAAATACAAACGTTGAGCATACCCACTCCAATAAAATAGCACTCATATACCTATTTAATCTCCATTTACTCTCCATGTGTAACATAGAATTCGGTCAAACCCAATTACCGATTCCAACTACATTACATTTAATTAGAACTGACAAATAAcataaaaattaattaaataactcTTAATCCAAACTTatcataaaacataaattaattacTAAACCCAAACTTATGATATAAACTGATTAACCCAACAGAGGGCGCCGATGGCATTCCCTCATCCCTCAACCATTTCGTGTCGTTTTTCGTGTTTATTTGACATATTGGAGAACAAAAGAAATTAGCAGTTTCTTACTGTTGAATGAGCAATGGATAGTTTGggaatcatttttttttataattaatatttattcttCGCTATCACTATATATTTCACCTTTTCCATCTCATTTTTACACAATATATACATCTATATCATGATTATCGTCTTTCTCTATTTCTCTTTAAATTCAGttactaattttttttataacaatatgactcacaatcgtaatcgtaatGATGATTATATGTATGAAATTAACGCAAACGTGAATAGTTTTAACTATCTTGATGCTTTCGACTTGGTTAATAATTTGAATCAAATAAGTGATGATGAAACCGAAAAATTCCAGAATACCAAGAGTACCAAGAAGGTTCATTCATAGAGATCGGCAAGGTACCACAAGACGGTTGTGTGATGATTACTTTTGCGACACACCAATTTTTTCGGAGAATGATTTTCGAAGACGATTAGAATGAGCAAGCCAGTGTTTATCCGCATTTTTCAAGGTATAATAAATTATTCTCACGCATCCATTCCTTCTTATTTTACGTATTTTTCGTCAAAAACGTGATGGTACCAGTTTACTTGGATTTAATGTTTTTCAAAAACTAGCGTTGTACCGCACCCAATTTATTTGACGACTATTTACATATGAGTGAACACAATTCTTATTATTGTTTGGATTATATATGTAAATGTGTGTTTGAGTTATATGTGCCGGTGTATTTGTGAAAACCGAATGCACAAAATGTGCAACATTTGATATCTAAACGTCAAGAACTACATGATTTTTTGGGGATGATAGGAAGCCTCGATTGTATGCATTGGGGTTGGATAAATTGTCCGACTGCTTGGCAAGGACATTATACATGAGGTGATAAAGGTTACCCAAGTATTATGCTAGAAGTTGTGGCCTCGTACGATTTGTGAATTTGGCATGCTTTTTTGGCCCCGCGGGTTCGAACAACAACGTCAATGTACTTAATTCAATCCAATTATTTGACGATTTGAAGCAAGATAGAGATCCAACATGTAATTTTACGGTTAATGTGTGTAACTTCAACAAGGGAATTATTTGGGTATGGAATTTACCTGATTTGGGCAACAACTATAAAATCGTTTGGAAGTGCAATTAACCCAAAGAcctcgaaattaaaaaaaatatatcatgaATTAGCAAAAAAGGATATAGAATGAGCATTCGGTGTTCTACAATGTCGTTTTGCAATCATTAAAAACCTGGCGGGACCATTTTA
This genomic window from Rutidosis leptorrhynchoides isolate AG116_Rl617_1_P2 chromosome 2, CSIRO_AGI_Rlap_v1, whole genome shotgun sequence contains:
- the LOC139889251 gene encoding secreted RxLR effector protein 161-like; translated protein: MAGMLKCNSSKFPMEPKLHLTIEDEGIRVNGTEFRSIIWNLRYLVHTRTDIGYAVGVMSRFMASPKVGHLKAVKQILRYVKGTVNLDVFYKGGGDGKLLGYSDRNHGMDVDDRKGTTEMVFYFSGNIITWNSSKQRTVTL